Below is a window of Desulfomicrobium macestii DNA.
GAAAGAACACTGCGATCCAAGCGGTACTTCCATGCTTCGGTCCTTCGGCATCACGATGCGTCATCCCCGCGAAGGCGGGGATCCATCCGGCGTTGCTGTGAGAGGGCGCGGTTTTTTGTTTGTTTGGAGCGCGGTGTGGCGGGTTGGCCCTCGCAAGGCTTCCGTTGAAATTACGGGAAACGTGCCGGTAATCCAGAGATTGTGCGAAACAGCGCTTCTTTTGCGAAAAAAACGCCGGACTCCCTTGACCTTGGCTTCGCTTGGGGGAAGAAGGGCGGCAAGGTTTTTTATGTTTTTTAGCCTCGAATGAGTACAGACCGAACATGCCTGCAACAGCTTACTTGCGGAGGACTTTCATGAGCATGGAGATTCTTGAACTGGTCAAGCGGCGGGACCCGGGCGAAGTGGAATTTCATCAGGCCGTGACGGAGGTCATGGAGTCCATAGAACCGGCGCTTGAGCGCAATCCCGAGTATCGCCGGGCAGGGATTGTCGAACGCATGGTCGAGCCGGAGCGCGTCATCATCTTCCGGGTTCCATGGGTTGACGATCACGGGGATGTGCACGTCAATCGGGGGTTTCGGGTTCAGATGAACAGCGCCATCGGGCCCTACAAGGGCGGTCTGCGTTTCCACCCTTCCGTAAATCTCGGCATTCTCAAATTTCTGGCCTTCGAGCAGGTCTTCAAGAATTCTTTGACCACCCTGCCCATGGGCGGGGGCAAGGGCGGCGCGGATTTCGACCCGAAGGGCAAGTCCGACAACGAGGTGCAGCGGTTCTGCCAGAGCTTCATGCTCGAACTCTTCCGGCATATCGGGCCGAACACGGACGTGCCTGCCGGAGACATCGGCGTGGGCGCGCGCGAAGTGGGCTTCATGTTCGGCATGTACAAGAAGCTCAGAAACGAATTCACGGGCGTGCTGACGGGCAAGGGCGCTTCCTGGGGCGGCAGCCTGGTCCGGCCCGAGGCCACGGGGTACGGGGCGGTCTATTTCGCGGGCGAGATGCTCGCGGCCCAGGGTAAGACGCTGGAGGGGACGCGCAGCCTGGTCTCCGGCTCGGGCAACGTGGCCCAATACACCATGGAAAAGCTGTTGCAGCTGGGCAGTTCCCCGATCACGTTTTCGGATTCGTCGGGCTACATCTACGACGAGGCCGGAGTGACGCCCGAAAAGCTCGCCTTCATCAAGCACCTCAAGAATGTGCGCCGGGGCCGGGTGCGTGAGTACGTGGACGCATACCCCGAGGCCGTCTTCACTCCGGCGGACTATGGGCTTGGGTACAATCCGCTCTGGGCGCACAAGGCCGACTGCGCCTTCCCTTGCGCAACACAGAACGAAATAGGCAGGCTCGATGCGGAAAACATGGTGGCCGGCGGCGTGCGGGTCGTGACCGAGGGAGCGAACATGCCTACCTCGCACGAGGGCGTGCATATCTTCCTGGACAACGGCGTGCTCTTTGGCCCCGGCAAGGCCGCCAACGCGGGCGGGGTCTCGGTCTCTGGCCTGGAGATGACCCAGAACAGCATGCGCCTGAGCTGGACCCGGCAGGAAGTGGATGACAGGCTGAAGCTGATCATGAAGACCATCCACAAGGTCTGCATGGACACCGCGGCGGTCTACGGCAAACCCCTCAACTATGTCGTTGGCGCCAACATCGCCGGATTCGTGAAGGTGGCCGACGCCATGCTGGATCAGGGCGTGGTCTGATGTAGACGGAAAAATGCTTGAATTGCGCGTTGCGGCTGGTCCTCGAAACAGGGTCAGCCGTTTGTTTTTTCCGGCATGGTTTCAATGTGGATTTTGTGGAGAAGTTCGTTTGTTGCGTTGCCCCTGTACGTGCCGGTGACAGGAGCGGTCAGCTCCGGTTCGGAGGCGGCGCAAAGGGCAAGGTGGCCTCCGACGACAGTAAGTCCGAGGGTGGGATCGTAGCCGCGCCAGCCAGCTCCGGGCAGATAGATTTCCGGGTAGGCGTGCAGGTCCCGCTCGGTTTGTTCTGGGTCGCCGATCTGGTAGCCGGACACGAACCGGGCGGGGATTCCCGCCTCCCGGCAGACCTCCATGAAGACGAGGCTGACGTCGCGGCAAGCACCACGGCCAAGCAGCAGCGTGGTCTCCGTGGTAAAGATGCCCGGTTCGAGTCGTGGGATGATTGTAATGTTCTGATAGATCCAGGCATTGAGAAGGCTCAAAAATTGGATGCTGTCGCCACCTGCCTCGGCCATGAATTTTTTGGCAAGGCCGCGTGTTGAAGGGCTGCCGGACCCAAGAGACGGCAGCAGGGCTTCGCGTTCAAGAGCGGGCAGATCAAGAGGGAGCGTGAATGCGCACGGGTGCAGCAGATAGTCGAAGGGGTTATCGCGCAGGGTGCGAGCCGTGAATTCCGTGCGGATAACCAGTTCCTCCCACATACCTTCAAACCACAGCCAGTGGGCGGCGTTGCCGCATGCGTCCAGGATTTCGCACTGGCCGGCCGGTTCGGGGCTGACCTTGAGGCTGAAGTCTTCAAGCAACTGCCCGGCGTCCTGCCTGGGCTTGAGCCTGATCAGATGCGGCTCAAGAAAGACGGGCCTGCTGAAACGATAGCTGGATTCGTGCTCTACCCGGATGCGCATCGCTCAATCCTCGGTTTTGGAGTGCAGTTTGCGGCTGCTGGGGGAGAGGCTGGCCGCGATGGCGTCGATCCATTCCGAGGGCAGGGCGTGGACGCCCTCGCGCAGCCGATCCTGCCACCAGGTGGAGATGTGCGCCAGATCGTTCTGCTCGAAGCGGTGCTCGATAAGGGAAAAGGAACCCTTAGAATAGACCACCACATCAAGAGGGAAGTCCACGTCGGCGGCGCTGATTCGCGTGGAGTCGAAAGCCAGACAGCCGACCTTGAGGGCAAAATGGATGGAGTCCGCGTGCTTGAGAGTCCGGTCAAGGACCGGCTTGCCGTATCCGGTTTCGCCAATGATATGGTAGGGTGTGCCGGAAGTGATCTCCACCCAGTTGCCCTGCGGGTAGATCAGGAACAGCTTGTGCGTGGCGTCGGCCGAGAACTGTCCGCCCATGATGGTGTGGATGTTGAACTGCAGCCCCGAGGCGTCGAGATATTCCTTGTCTTCCTTGGCCACGCGCCGGACGAGGTCGGCAAAGAGGTTTACGGCCTTGTAGAGCTTGTCCGGAGGAGGCCCGGATTCCAGGGCCTCCTCGAAGTAGGTGGCGACCTTGTCACGCAGGGAGCGCAGGCCGGAGGTCATGAAGAAGACCGCCCCGCTCTGGGTTTCATAGGTGCTCAGTTTCTGCGCCGTGGTCATTTCATTGCCGGCGGTGATGCGGGTGTCCGCCAGACCGACCAAACCGTCTTCCACCGTGATGCCGAGACAAAAGGTCATTGTTCCATCCTTACTTCCGGTCCTTGCGCCGCGTAACCGAAAAATTCGATTCCCAGGCGGGCGTCGACCGCATTCATGCGGGTTTGCAAACGGTCAGTGAAACGATGCAGACCCTGCGCGAAAACGTCTTCAATGGTCAAGTAGGAAAGGTCCGCGCACAGTTGACCTAAAAGGCGTTCGCTTTCGCAGGTGAAGAAATTCAGCCTTGTTCCCGTGATGGAGTGCAGGGAGGCCTGGGCATGAGTGAGTCCGTACAATATTGATCGAGAAAAATGATGATCAAAAAGAAGAAAGTCCGCCACCTTTTCGGGCGAGATGCGTCCCCGGCAGCGACGAAATGCGTTGAAGGCGCTGGTGGCCCGGAGTAGCGCCATCCAGTGGATGGAATCCCCGGGTTGCTGCGCGCCGTTTTGGCTGTCCAGCAGATGGTGAAAACTGACATCCAGGATGCGTGACGTCTTGTCGCAGCGTTCCAGAAGGCGTCCGAGCCGTGCGAAGTGCCAGGCCTCGTCCTCGATCATGGCGTCCGCCGCGATCCCGCCGAGGATGAAGTCCCGCATCTTGATCTCCTGGCAGAACGAAAACGGGTTCTCGACCACCTGCAGGGGGCGGGTCGAGGCGTCATGGACTAAATGGTAGAATATGTTGATATAGTTCCACATTTCGTACGGGATAACCTCGCGGATGGCGCGGGCGTTCTCCCGGGCCGCCCAGAGGCAGGACGCGATGGAATTGGGGTAGTCGCGGTCGAAACTCAGGAACGTGATGACCGAGGCCGCGTCGTAATACCCATATCGTTCCTGGAAAAGGGACTGGTCCCCGCTGGCTTCGATGAGGGATTTCCATTCACCGCTCTCGGAATCCTGGAGGTCCAGGGTCAGGTGCCAGTTGACCTCCACCACGCGGGCCAGATTCCCGGCCCGCTCC
It encodes the following:
- the gdhA gene encoding NADP-specific glutamate dehydrogenase, which codes for MEILELVKRRDPGEVEFHQAVTEVMESIEPALERNPEYRRAGIVERMVEPERVIIFRVPWVDDHGDVHVNRGFRVQMNSAIGPYKGGLRFHPSVNLGILKFLAFEQVFKNSLTTLPMGGGKGGADFDPKGKSDNEVQRFCQSFMLELFRHIGPNTDVPAGDIGVGAREVGFMFGMYKKLRNEFTGVLTGKGASWGGSLVRPEATGYGAVYFAGEMLAAQGKTLEGTRSLVSGSGNVAQYTMEKLLQLGSSPITFSDSSGYIYDEAGVTPEKLAFIKHLKNVRRGRVREYVDAYPEAVFTPADYGLGYNPLWAHKADCAFPCATQNEIGRLDAENMVAGGVRVVTEGANMPTSHEGVHIFLDNGVLFGPGKAANAGGVSVSGLEMTQNSMRLSWTRQEVDDRLKLIMKTIHKVCMDTAAVYGKPLNYVVGANIAGFVKVADAMLDQGVV
- a CDS encoding transglutaminase family protein — its product is MRIRVEHESSYRFSRPVFLEPHLIRLKPRQDAGQLLEDFSLKVSPEPAGQCEILDACGNAAHWLWFEGMWEELVIRTEFTARTLRDNPFDYLLHPCAFTLPLDLPALEREALLPSLGSGSPSTRGLAKKFMAEAGGDSIQFLSLLNAWIYQNITIIPRLEPGIFTTETTLLLGRGACRDVSLVFMEVCREAGIPARFVSGYQIGDPEQTERDLHAYPEIYLPGAGWRGYDPTLGLTVVGGHLALCAASEPELTAPVTGTYRGNATNELLHKIHIETMPEKTNG
- a CDS encoding peptidase, coding for MTFCLGITVEDGLVGLADTRITAGNEMTTAQKLSTYETQSGAVFFMTSGLRSLRDKVATYFEEALESGPPPDKLYKAVNLFADLVRRVAKEDKEYLDASGLQFNIHTIMGGQFSADATHKLFLIYPQGNWVEITSGTPYHIIGETGYGKPVLDRTLKHADSIHFALKVGCLAFDSTRISAADVDFPLDVVVYSKGSFSLIEHRFEQNDLAHISTWWQDRLREGVHALPSEWIDAIAASLSPSSRKLHSKTED
- a CDS encoding alpha-E domain-containing protein encodes the protein MLSRVASAIYWMSRYLERAGNLARVVEVNWHLTLDLQDSESGEWKSLIEASGDQSLFQERYGYYDAASVITFLSFDRDYPNSIASCLWAARENARAIREVIPYEMWNYINIFYHLVHDASTRPLQVVENPFSFCQEIKMRDFILGGIAADAMIEDEAWHFARLGRLLERCDKTSRILDVSFHHLLDSQNGAQQPGDSIHWMALLRATSAFNAFRRCRGRISPEKVADFLLFDHHFSRSILYGLTHAQASLHSITGTRLNFFTCESERLLGQLCADLSYLTIEDVFAQGLHRFTDRLQTRMNAVDARLGIEFFGYAAQGPEVRMEQ